Proteins encoded together in one Panthera uncia isolate 11264 chromosome A2, Puncia_PCG_1.0, whole genome shotgun sequence window:
- the CC2D1A gene encoding coiled-coil and C2 domain-containing protein 1A isoform X1 — MHKRKGPPGPPGRGAAAARQLGLLVDLSPDGLMIPEDGVNNEELEAEFLALVGGQPQVLEKLKGKGPLPMEAIEKMASLCMRDPDEEEGTDDEEDVEADDDLLAELNVVLGEEQKSLESQPPVAQPKAAAPSPGVEATLQERLALYQRAIESARQAGDGAKMRRYDRGLKTLENLLASVRKGNAIDEGDIPPPVAVGKGPAATPSHTPAPSQPASTTSQPAPEPRVTVDPPSSAPASSIGLAKPQLPPGPCSPDLLAQLQSRQREYKLAALHAKQQGDTATAARRFRVAKSFDAILEALSRGEPVDLSRLPPPPDQLPPEPPSPSPQPPAPSKVPSTPEVPPPPRTLLEALEQRMERYHVAAAQAKTKGDQRKARMHERIVKQYQDAIRAHKAGRTVDVAELPVPPGFPPIQGLEATEPTQQSLVGVLETAMKLANQDEGAEDEEDEEPKKQPTSPPAPTAQPKAPPSRAPQSGSTPAAKTAPKGTSARAQQQLAFLEGRKKQLLQAALRAKQKNDVEGAKMHLRQAKGLEPMLEASRNGLPVDIAKVPPAPVNKDDFSLVQRPGPGLSQESARRYGELTKLIRQQHEMCLNHSNQFTHLGNIAETSKFEKLAEDCKRSMEILKQAFARGLPTPTARFEQRTFSVIKIFPDLSSNDMLLFIVKGINLPTPPGLSPSDLDVFVRFDFPYPNVEEAQKDKTSVIKNTDSPEFKEQFKLCINRSHRGFRRAIQTKGIKFEVVHKGGLFKTDRVLGTAQLKLDALETACEVREILEVLDGRRPTGGRLEVMVRIREPLTAQQLETTTERWLVIDPVPAAAPTQVAGPKGKAPPVPTPSREPGNRSARPLHSLSVLAFDQERLERKILALRQARRPVPPEVAQQYQDIMQRSQWQRAQLEQGGPGIRREYAAQLERQLQFYTEAARRLGNDGSREAAKEALYRRNLVESELQRLRR, encoded by the exons ATGCACAAGAGGAAGGGACCCCCGGGGCCCCCCGGCCGAggtgccgccgccgcccgccAG CTGGGCCTGCTGGTTGACCTCTCCCCAGACGGCCTTATGATCCCCGAGGACGGAGTTAACAATGAGGAACTGGAGGCCGAGTTCTTGGCCTTGGTGGGGGGCCAGCCCCAAGTCCTGGAGAAGCTCAAAGGCAAAG GTCCCCTGCCCATGGAGGCCATTGAGAAGATGGCGAGCCTGTGCATGAGAGACCCGGATGAGGAGGAAGGTACCGACGACGAGGAGGATGTGGAGGCTGACGACGACCTGCTG GCAGAACTAAATGTGGTccttggggaggagcagaagtcTTTGGAGTCCCAGCCTCCTGTGGCTCAG CCCAAAGccgcagcccccagccccggggTGGAGGCCACCTTGCAGGAGAGGCTGGCCCTCTACCAGAGGGCGATCGAAAGCGCTAGGCAAGCTGGAGATGGAGCCAAGATGCGGCGCTACGACCGGGGGCTTAAG ACACTTGAAAACCTGCTGGCCTCGGTCCGGAAAGGTAACGCCATCGACGAAGGGGACATCCCACCGCCCGTGGCAGTGGGGAAGGGTCCGGCAGCCACCCCCAGCCACACGCCTGCACCCTCCCAGCCGGCCTCCACCACGAGCCAGCCAGCCCCGGAGCCCAGAGTCACGGTAGACCCGCCTTCCTCTGCCCCGGCCTCATCCATAGGCTTGGCTAAGCCCCAGCTTCCTCCAG GTCCCTGCAGCCCTGACCTCCTGGCCCAGCTGCAGAGCCGCCAGCGCGAATATAAGTTGGCCGCCCTCCACGCCAAGCAGCAGGGAGATACTGCCACTGCTGCCAGACGTTTCCGTGTGGCCAAG AGCTTCGATGCCATCTTGGAGGCCCTGAGCCGGGGGGAGCCTGTGGACCTGTCCCGCCTGCCACCTCCCCCTG ACCAGCTGCCCCCAGAGCCACCCTCGCCATCACCGCAGCCTCCGGCTCCCAGCAAGGTGCCCTCCACGCCAG AGGTTCCCCCACCTCCGCGGACTCTCCTGGAGGCACTGGAGCAGCGGATGGAGCGATACCACGTGGCCGCGGCCCAGGCCAAGACCAAAGGGGACCAGCGGAAGGCTCGCATGCATGAGCGCATCGTCAAG CAATACCAAGATGCCATCCGAGCCCACAAGGCGGGCCGAACGGTAGATGTGGCCGAGCTGCCGGTGCCCCCAG GCTTTCCCCCCATCCAGGGCCTGGAGGCCACCGAGCCCACCCAGCAGAGCCTGGTGGGGGTCTTGGAGACCGCCATGAAGCTGGCTAACCAGGATGAAGGCGCAGAGGATGAAGAGGATGAGGAACCTAagaag CAGCCCACCAGCCCTCCGGCCCCCACGGCCCAGCCCAAGGCCCCACCCTCAAGGGCACCCCAATCAGGCTCCACCCCAGCAGCCAAAACAGCCCCCAAGGGCACATCCGCCAGAG CCCAGCAGCAACTGGCCTTCCTGGAGGGCCGCAAGAAGCAGCTCCTACAGGCCGCACTGAGAGCCAAGCAGAAGAATGATGTGGAGGGTGCCAAAATGCACCTGCGCCAGGCCAAGGGGCTGGAGCCCATGCTGGAGGCCTCACGCAATGGGCTGCCTGTGGATATCGCCAAG GTGCCACCCGCCCCCGTCAACAAAGACGACTTCTCTCTGGTCCAGCGGCCTGGCCCAGGTCTGTCTCAGGAGTCTGCCCGGCGCTACGGTGAACTCACCAAGCTCATAAGGCAGCAGCATGAG ATGTGCCTGAACCACTCTAACCAGTTCACCCACCTGGGCAACATTGCCGAAACCAGCAA ATTTGAGAAATTGGCAGAGGACTGTAAGCGGAGCAtggagattctgaagcaggcGTTCGCCCGAGGTCTCCCCACGCCCACTGCCCGCTTTGAGCAGAGAACCTTCAGCGTCATCAA GATCTTCCCTGACCTCAGCAGCAACGACATGCTCCTGTTCATCGTGAAGGGCATCAACTTGCCCACGCCCCCAG GGTTGTCTCCCAGCGACCTGGATGTCTTTGTTCGGTTTGACTTCCCCTATCCCAACGTG GAAGAAGCTCAGAAAGACAAGACCAGTGTGATTAAGAACACAGACTCCCCCG AGTTCAAGGAGCAGTTCAAACTCTGCATCAACCGCAGCCACCGCGGCTTCCGAAGGGCCATCCAGACCAAAGGCATCAAATTTGAAGTGGTCCACAAGGG GGGGCTGTTCAAGACCGACCGGGTGCTGGGCACAGCCCAGCTGAAGCTGGACGCCCTGGAGACCGCGTGTGAGGTCCGGGAGATCCTTGAG GTCCTGGATGGTCGCAGGCCCACCGGGGGGCGGCTGGAGGTGATGGTCCGGATTCGGGAGCCACTGACCGCCCAGCAGTTGGAGACCACAACTGAGAGGTGGCTGGTCATTGACCCCGTGCCAGCAGCCGCACCCACA CAGGTTGCTGGGCCCAAAGGGAAGGCCCCTCCCGTACCCACCCCTTCGAGGGAGCCAGGGAACAG ATCGGCCCGGCCCCTGCACAGCCTCAGCGTGCTGGCCTTTGATCAAGAGCGTCTGGAGCGGAAG ATCCTGGCCCTGAGGCAGGCGCGGCGGCCGGTGCCCCCGGAGGTGGCCCAGCAGTACCAGGACATCATGCAACGCAGCCAGTGGCAGAGGGCACAGCTGGAGCAGGGGGGCCCGGGCATCCGGAGGG agTACGCGGCCCAGCTGGAGCGTCAGCTGCAGTTCTACACGGAGGCGGCCCGGCGCCTGGGCAACGACGGCAGCAGG GAGGCTGCAAAGGAGGCACTCTACAGGCGGAACCTGGTGGAGAGTGAG CTGCAGCGGCTCCGCAGGTGA
- the PODNL1 gene encoding podocan-like protein 1 — translation MEDAAFPHLGESSQPPPRACPLRCSCPRADTVDCNGLDLQVFPDNITRAAQHLSLQNNQLQELPYNELSRLSSLRTLNLHNNLISSEALGGPPVSAPLPPSCGSGCQPSDGDLPAYLWGEAGAQLSNAGLPPDAFHGSEAVVILSLSSNRLSYLPPSLPPSLEWLHLQNNLISKVPRGALSRQTHLRELYLQHNQLTDSGLDATTFSKLHHLEYLDLSHNRLASVPAGLPRTLAVLHLGRNRIRRVEAARLRGARGLRYLLLQHNQLGATGLPAGALRPLRGLHTLHLYGNGLDRVPLALPRRLRALVLPHNHVATLGARDLAGTPGLAELNLAYNRLVSARVHRRAFRPLRALRSLDLAGNLLTRLPGGLPGGLHTLRLQRNQLRALEPEPLAGLDQLRELSLAHNRLRVGDIGPGTWHELQALQVLDLSHNELSFVPPDLPEALEELHLQGNRISHVGPEAFLSTPRLRALFLRANRLHMTSIAPDAFLGLLHLSVVDTAGNPEQVLIRLPPTTPRQPRAGSPRARRGPAV, via the exons aTGGAGGACGCCGCCTTCCCCCACCTGGGGGAGAGCTCgcagcccccgccccgggcctGCCCCCTGCGCTGCTCCTGCCCCCGGGCAGACACAGTGGACTGCAATGGCCTGGACCTTCAGGTGTTCCCGGACAACATCACCCGGGCAGCTCAGCACCTCTCCCTGCAG aacaaCCAGCTCCAGGAGCTCCCCTACAATGAGCTGTCACGCCTCAGCAGCCTCCGGACCCTCAACCTCCACAACAATCTCATCTCTTCCgagg CTCTCGGTGGCCCCCCAGTTTCTGCCCCGCTCCCTCCGAGTTGCGGATCTGGCTGCCAACCAAGTGACGGAGATCTTCCCGCTTACCTTTGGGGAGAAGCCGGCGCTCAG CTGAGCAACGCCGGCCTGCCCCCTGACGCCTTCCACGGCTCTGAAGCCGTGGTCATCCTCAGCCTCTCCAGCAACCGGCTCAGCTACTTGCCGCCCAGTCTGCCACCCTCGCTGGAGTGGCTCCACCtgcag AACAACCTCATCTCCAAGGTGCCCCGAGGGGCACTGAGCCGCCAGACACACCTGCGGGAGCTCTATCTCCAGCACAACCAGCTGACGGACAGCGGCCTGGATGCCACCACCTTCAG CAAGCTGCACCACCTCGAGTACCTGGACCTGTCCCACAACCGGCTAGCCTCGGTGCCCGCGGGCCTGCCCCGCACCCTGGCCGTGCTGCACCTGGGCCGCAACCGCATCCGCAGGGTGGAGGCGGCCCGGCTGCGCGGGGCGCGGGGCCTGCGCTACCTCCTGCTGCAGCACAACCAGCTGGGGGCGACGGGGCTGCCCGCAGGGGCGCTGCGGCCGCTGCGGGGCCTGCACACGCTGCACCTCTATGGCAACGGGCTGGACCGCGTGCCCCTGGCGCTGCCCCGCCGCCTGCGGGCCCTGGTGCTGCCCCACAACCACGTGGCCACGCTGGGCGCCCGGGACCTGGCTGGCACACCGGGCCTGGCCGAACTCAACCTGGCCTACAACCGCCTGGTCAGCGCCCGCGTGCACCGCCGGGCCTTCCGCCCGCTGCGTGCCCTGCGCAGCCTTGACCTGGCCGGCAACCTGCTGACCCGGCTGCCCGGCGGCCTGCCCGGCGGCCTGCACACCCTGCGGCTGCAGCGCAACCAGCTGCGGGCCCTCGAGCCGGAGCCGCTGGCCGGCTTGGACCAACTGCGGGAGCTCAGCCTGGCGCACAACCGGCTCCGGGTCGGAGACATCGGGCCCGGCACCTGGCACGAACTCCAGGCCCTCCAG GTGCTGGACCTCAGCCACAACGAGCTGTCCTTTGTGCCCCCTGACCTGCCTGAGGCCCTGGAGGAGCTGCACCTGCAGGGCAACCGCATCAGCCACGTGGGTCCTGAAGCCTTCCTCAGCACTCCCCGCCTGCGCGCCCTCTTTCTCAG GGCAAACAGGCTTCACATGACCAGCATCGCACCGGACGCCTTCCTGGGCCTCCTGCACCTGAGTGTGGTGGATACGGCGGGCAACCCCGAGCAGGTCCTGATCCGGCTGCCACCCACAACTCCACGTCAGCCACGGGCAGGGAGCCCCCGAGCCCGGAGGGGTCCAGCAGTGTAG
- the CC2D1A gene encoding coiled-coil and C2 domain-containing protein 1A isoform X2 produces MHKRKGPPGPPGRGAAAARQLGLLVDLSPDGLMIPEDGVNNEELEAEFLALVGGQPQVLEKLKGKGPLPMEAIEKMASLCMRDPDEEEGTDDEEDVEADDDLLAELNVVLGEEQKSLESQPPVAQPKAAAPSPGVEATLQERLALYQRAIESARQAGDGAKMRRYDRGLKTLENLLASVRKGNAIDEGDIPPPVAVGKGPAATPSHTPAPSQPASTTSQPAPEPRVTVDPPSSAPASSIGLAKPQLPPGPCSPDLLAQLQSRQREYKLAALHAKQQGDTATAARRFRVAKSFDAILEALSRGEPVDLSRLPPPPDQLPPEPPSPSPQPPAPSKVPSTPEVPPPPRTLLEALEQRMERYHVAAAQAKTKGDQRKARMHERIVKQYQDAIRAHKAGRTVDVAELPVPPGFPPIQGLEATEPTQQSLVGVLETAMKLANQDEGAEDEEDEEPKKPTSPPAPTAQPKAPPSRAPQSGSTPAAKTAPKGTSARAQQQLAFLEGRKKQLLQAALRAKQKNDVEGAKMHLRQAKGLEPMLEASRNGLPVDIAKVPPAPVNKDDFSLVQRPGPGLSQESARRYGELTKLIRQQHEMCLNHSNQFTHLGNIAETSKFEKLAEDCKRSMEILKQAFARGLPTPTARFEQRTFSVIKIFPDLSSNDMLLFIVKGINLPTPPGLSPSDLDVFVRFDFPYPNVEEAQKDKTSVIKNTDSPEFKEQFKLCINRSHRGFRRAIQTKGIKFEVVHKGGLFKTDRVLGTAQLKLDALETACEVREILEVLDGRRPTGGRLEVMVRIREPLTAQQLETTTERWLVIDPVPAAAPTQVAGPKGKAPPVPTPSREPGNRSARPLHSLSVLAFDQERLERKILALRQARRPVPPEVAQQYQDIMQRSQWQRAQLEQGGPGIRREYAAQLERQLQFYTEAARRLGNDGSREAAKEALYRRNLVESELQRLRR; encoded by the exons ATGCACAAGAGGAAGGGACCCCCGGGGCCCCCCGGCCGAggtgccgccgccgcccgccAG CTGGGCCTGCTGGTTGACCTCTCCCCAGACGGCCTTATGATCCCCGAGGACGGAGTTAACAATGAGGAACTGGAGGCCGAGTTCTTGGCCTTGGTGGGGGGCCAGCCCCAAGTCCTGGAGAAGCTCAAAGGCAAAG GTCCCCTGCCCATGGAGGCCATTGAGAAGATGGCGAGCCTGTGCATGAGAGACCCGGATGAGGAGGAAGGTACCGACGACGAGGAGGATGTGGAGGCTGACGACGACCTGCTG GCAGAACTAAATGTGGTccttggggaggagcagaagtcTTTGGAGTCCCAGCCTCCTGTGGCTCAG CCCAAAGccgcagcccccagccccggggTGGAGGCCACCTTGCAGGAGAGGCTGGCCCTCTACCAGAGGGCGATCGAAAGCGCTAGGCAAGCTGGAGATGGAGCCAAGATGCGGCGCTACGACCGGGGGCTTAAG ACACTTGAAAACCTGCTGGCCTCGGTCCGGAAAGGTAACGCCATCGACGAAGGGGACATCCCACCGCCCGTGGCAGTGGGGAAGGGTCCGGCAGCCACCCCCAGCCACACGCCTGCACCCTCCCAGCCGGCCTCCACCACGAGCCAGCCAGCCCCGGAGCCCAGAGTCACGGTAGACCCGCCTTCCTCTGCCCCGGCCTCATCCATAGGCTTGGCTAAGCCCCAGCTTCCTCCAG GTCCCTGCAGCCCTGACCTCCTGGCCCAGCTGCAGAGCCGCCAGCGCGAATATAAGTTGGCCGCCCTCCACGCCAAGCAGCAGGGAGATACTGCCACTGCTGCCAGACGTTTCCGTGTGGCCAAG AGCTTCGATGCCATCTTGGAGGCCCTGAGCCGGGGGGAGCCTGTGGACCTGTCCCGCCTGCCACCTCCCCCTG ACCAGCTGCCCCCAGAGCCACCCTCGCCATCACCGCAGCCTCCGGCTCCCAGCAAGGTGCCCTCCACGCCAG AGGTTCCCCCACCTCCGCGGACTCTCCTGGAGGCACTGGAGCAGCGGATGGAGCGATACCACGTGGCCGCGGCCCAGGCCAAGACCAAAGGGGACCAGCGGAAGGCTCGCATGCATGAGCGCATCGTCAAG CAATACCAAGATGCCATCCGAGCCCACAAGGCGGGCCGAACGGTAGATGTGGCCGAGCTGCCGGTGCCCCCAG GCTTTCCCCCCATCCAGGGCCTGGAGGCCACCGAGCCCACCCAGCAGAGCCTGGTGGGGGTCTTGGAGACCGCCATGAAGCTGGCTAACCAGGATGAAGGCGCAGAGGATGAAGAGGATGAGGAACCTAagaag CCCACCAGCCCTCCGGCCCCCACGGCCCAGCCCAAGGCCCCACCCTCAAGGGCACCCCAATCAGGCTCCACCCCAGCAGCCAAAACAGCCCCCAAGGGCACATCCGCCAGAG CCCAGCAGCAACTGGCCTTCCTGGAGGGCCGCAAGAAGCAGCTCCTACAGGCCGCACTGAGAGCCAAGCAGAAGAATGATGTGGAGGGTGCCAAAATGCACCTGCGCCAGGCCAAGGGGCTGGAGCCCATGCTGGAGGCCTCACGCAATGGGCTGCCTGTGGATATCGCCAAG GTGCCACCCGCCCCCGTCAACAAAGACGACTTCTCTCTGGTCCAGCGGCCTGGCCCAGGTCTGTCTCAGGAGTCTGCCCGGCGCTACGGTGAACTCACCAAGCTCATAAGGCAGCAGCATGAG ATGTGCCTGAACCACTCTAACCAGTTCACCCACCTGGGCAACATTGCCGAAACCAGCAA ATTTGAGAAATTGGCAGAGGACTGTAAGCGGAGCAtggagattctgaagcaggcGTTCGCCCGAGGTCTCCCCACGCCCACTGCCCGCTTTGAGCAGAGAACCTTCAGCGTCATCAA GATCTTCCCTGACCTCAGCAGCAACGACATGCTCCTGTTCATCGTGAAGGGCATCAACTTGCCCACGCCCCCAG GGTTGTCTCCCAGCGACCTGGATGTCTTTGTTCGGTTTGACTTCCCCTATCCCAACGTG GAAGAAGCTCAGAAAGACAAGACCAGTGTGATTAAGAACACAGACTCCCCCG AGTTCAAGGAGCAGTTCAAACTCTGCATCAACCGCAGCCACCGCGGCTTCCGAAGGGCCATCCAGACCAAAGGCATCAAATTTGAAGTGGTCCACAAGGG GGGGCTGTTCAAGACCGACCGGGTGCTGGGCACAGCCCAGCTGAAGCTGGACGCCCTGGAGACCGCGTGTGAGGTCCGGGAGATCCTTGAG GTCCTGGATGGTCGCAGGCCCACCGGGGGGCGGCTGGAGGTGATGGTCCGGATTCGGGAGCCACTGACCGCCCAGCAGTTGGAGACCACAACTGAGAGGTGGCTGGTCATTGACCCCGTGCCAGCAGCCGCACCCACA CAGGTTGCTGGGCCCAAAGGGAAGGCCCCTCCCGTACCCACCCCTTCGAGGGAGCCAGGGAACAG ATCGGCCCGGCCCCTGCACAGCCTCAGCGTGCTGGCCTTTGATCAAGAGCGTCTGGAGCGGAAG ATCCTGGCCCTGAGGCAGGCGCGGCGGCCGGTGCCCCCGGAGGTGGCCCAGCAGTACCAGGACATCATGCAACGCAGCCAGTGGCAGAGGGCACAGCTGGAGCAGGGGGGCCCGGGCATCCGGAGGG agTACGCGGCCCAGCTGGAGCGTCAGCTGCAGTTCTACACGGAGGCGGCCCGGCGCCTGGGCAACGACGGCAGCAGG GAGGCTGCAAAGGAGGCACTCTACAGGCGGAACCTGGTGGAGAGTGAG CTGCAGCGGCTCCGCAGGTGA
- the CC2D1A gene encoding coiled-coil and C2 domain-containing protein 1A isoform X3 — protein sequence MHKRKGPPGPPGRGAAAARQLGLLVDLSPDGLMIPEDGVNNEELEAEFLALVGGQPQVLEKLKGKGPLPMEAIEKMASLCMRDPDEEEGTDDEEDVEADDDLLAELNVVLGEEQKSLESQPPVAQPKAAAPSPGVEATLQERLALYQRAIESARQAGDGAKMRRYDRGLKTLENLLASVRKGNAIDEGDIPPPVAVGKGPAATPSHTPAPSQPASTTSQPAPEPRVTVDPPSSAPASSIGLAKPQLPPGPCSPDLLAQLQSRQREYKLAALHAKQQGDTATAARRFRVAKSFDAILEALSRGEPVDLSRLPPPPDQLPPEPPSPSPQPPAPSKVPSTPEVPPPPRTLLEALEQRMERYHVAAAQAKTKGDQRKARMHERIVKQYQDAIRAHKAGRTVDVAELPVPPGFPPIQGLEATEPTQQSLVGVLETAMKLANQDEGAEDEEDEEPKKQPTSPPAPTAQPKAPPSRAPQSGSTPAAKTAPKGTSARAQQQLAFLEGRKKQLLQAALRAKQKNDVEGAKMHLRQAKGLEPMLEASRNGLPVDIAKVPPAPVNKDDFSLVQRPGPGLSQESARRYGELTKLIRQQHEMCLNHSNQFTHLGNIAETSKFEKLAEDCKRSMEILKQAFARGLPTPTARFEQRTFSVIKIFPDLSSNDMLLFIVKGINLPTPPGLSPSDLDVFVRFDFPYPNVEEAQKDKTSVIKNTDSPEFKEQFKLCINRSHRGFRRAIQTKGIKFEVVHKGGLFKTDRVLGTAQLKLDALETACEVREILEVLDGRRPTGGRLEVMVRIREPLTAQQLETTTERWLVIDPVPAAAPTVAGPKGKAPPVPTPSREPGNRSARPLHSLSVLAFDQERLERKILALRQARRPVPPEVAQQYQDIMQRSQWQRAQLEQGGPGIRREYAAQLERQLQFYTEAARRLGNDGSREAAKEALYRRNLVESELQRLRR from the exons ATGCACAAGAGGAAGGGACCCCCGGGGCCCCCCGGCCGAggtgccgccgccgcccgccAG CTGGGCCTGCTGGTTGACCTCTCCCCAGACGGCCTTATGATCCCCGAGGACGGAGTTAACAATGAGGAACTGGAGGCCGAGTTCTTGGCCTTGGTGGGGGGCCAGCCCCAAGTCCTGGAGAAGCTCAAAGGCAAAG GTCCCCTGCCCATGGAGGCCATTGAGAAGATGGCGAGCCTGTGCATGAGAGACCCGGATGAGGAGGAAGGTACCGACGACGAGGAGGATGTGGAGGCTGACGACGACCTGCTG GCAGAACTAAATGTGGTccttggggaggagcagaagtcTTTGGAGTCCCAGCCTCCTGTGGCTCAG CCCAAAGccgcagcccccagccccggggTGGAGGCCACCTTGCAGGAGAGGCTGGCCCTCTACCAGAGGGCGATCGAAAGCGCTAGGCAAGCTGGAGATGGAGCCAAGATGCGGCGCTACGACCGGGGGCTTAAG ACACTTGAAAACCTGCTGGCCTCGGTCCGGAAAGGTAACGCCATCGACGAAGGGGACATCCCACCGCCCGTGGCAGTGGGGAAGGGTCCGGCAGCCACCCCCAGCCACACGCCTGCACCCTCCCAGCCGGCCTCCACCACGAGCCAGCCAGCCCCGGAGCCCAGAGTCACGGTAGACCCGCCTTCCTCTGCCCCGGCCTCATCCATAGGCTTGGCTAAGCCCCAGCTTCCTCCAG GTCCCTGCAGCCCTGACCTCCTGGCCCAGCTGCAGAGCCGCCAGCGCGAATATAAGTTGGCCGCCCTCCACGCCAAGCAGCAGGGAGATACTGCCACTGCTGCCAGACGTTTCCGTGTGGCCAAG AGCTTCGATGCCATCTTGGAGGCCCTGAGCCGGGGGGAGCCTGTGGACCTGTCCCGCCTGCCACCTCCCCCTG ACCAGCTGCCCCCAGAGCCACCCTCGCCATCACCGCAGCCTCCGGCTCCCAGCAAGGTGCCCTCCACGCCAG AGGTTCCCCCACCTCCGCGGACTCTCCTGGAGGCACTGGAGCAGCGGATGGAGCGATACCACGTGGCCGCGGCCCAGGCCAAGACCAAAGGGGACCAGCGGAAGGCTCGCATGCATGAGCGCATCGTCAAG CAATACCAAGATGCCATCCGAGCCCACAAGGCGGGCCGAACGGTAGATGTGGCCGAGCTGCCGGTGCCCCCAG GCTTTCCCCCCATCCAGGGCCTGGAGGCCACCGAGCCCACCCAGCAGAGCCTGGTGGGGGTCTTGGAGACCGCCATGAAGCTGGCTAACCAGGATGAAGGCGCAGAGGATGAAGAGGATGAGGAACCTAagaag CAGCCCACCAGCCCTCCGGCCCCCACGGCCCAGCCCAAGGCCCCACCCTCAAGGGCACCCCAATCAGGCTCCACCCCAGCAGCCAAAACAGCCCCCAAGGGCACATCCGCCAGAG CCCAGCAGCAACTGGCCTTCCTGGAGGGCCGCAAGAAGCAGCTCCTACAGGCCGCACTGAGAGCCAAGCAGAAGAATGATGTGGAGGGTGCCAAAATGCACCTGCGCCAGGCCAAGGGGCTGGAGCCCATGCTGGAGGCCTCACGCAATGGGCTGCCTGTGGATATCGCCAAG GTGCCACCCGCCCCCGTCAACAAAGACGACTTCTCTCTGGTCCAGCGGCCTGGCCCAGGTCTGTCTCAGGAGTCTGCCCGGCGCTACGGTGAACTCACCAAGCTCATAAGGCAGCAGCATGAG ATGTGCCTGAACCACTCTAACCAGTTCACCCACCTGGGCAACATTGCCGAAACCAGCAA ATTTGAGAAATTGGCAGAGGACTGTAAGCGGAGCAtggagattctgaagcaggcGTTCGCCCGAGGTCTCCCCACGCCCACTGCCCGCTTTGAGCAGAGAACCTTCAGCGTCATCAA GATCTTCCCTGACCTCAGCAGCAACGACATGCTCCTGTTCATCGTGAAGGGCATCAACTTGCCCACGCCCCCAG GGTTGTCTCCCAGCGACCTGGATGTCTTTGTTCGGTTTGACTTCCCCTATCCCAACGTG GAAGAAGCTCAGAAAGACAAGACCAGTGTGATTAAGAACACAGACTCCCCCG AGTTCAAGGAGCAGTTCAAACTCTGCATCAACCGCAGCCACCGCGGCTTCCGAAGGGCCATCCAGACCAAAGGCATCAAATTTGAAGTGGTCCACAAGGG GGGGCTGTTCAAGACCGACCGGGTGCTGGGCACAGCCCAGCTGAAGCTGGACGCCCTGGAGACCGCGTGTGAGGTCCGGGAGATCCTTGAG GTCCTGGATGGTCGCAGGCCCACCGGGGGGCGGCTGGAGGTGATGGTCCGGATTCGGGAGCCACTGACCGCCCAGCAGTTGGAGACCACAACTGAGAGGTGGCTGGTCATTGACCCCGTGCCAGCAGCCGCACCCACA GTTGCTGGGCCCAAAGGGAAGGCCCCTCCCGTACCCACCCCTTCGAGGGAGCCAGGGAACAG ATCGGCCCGGCCCCTGCACAGCCTCAGCGTGCTGGCCTTTGATCAAGAGCGTCTGGAGCGGAAG ATCCTGGCCCTGAGGCAGGCGCGGCGGCCGGTGCCCCCGGAGGTGGCCCAGCAGTACCAGGACATCATGCAACGCAGCCAGTGGCAGAGGGCACAGCTGGAGCAGGGGGGCCCGGGCATCCGGAGGG agTACGCGGCCCAGCTGGAGCGTCAGCTGCAGTTCTACACGGAGGCGGCCCGGCGCCTGGGCAACGACGGCAGCAGG GAGGCTGCAAAGGAGGCACTCTACAGGCGGAACCTGGTGGAGAGTGAG CTGCAGCGGCTCCGCAGGTGA